The Christiangramia flava JLT2011 genome has a segment encoding these proteins:
- a CDS encoding zinc-dependent alcohol dehydrogenase: MKALCYHGKEDVRIDNVPDPKIEDPGDIIIKVTSTAICGSDLHIYGDLVPTMQDGDVLGHEFMGEVVELGKDVKKFKKGDRVVVPFIIACGSCEYCNRQEYSLCDDSNPNEELCRENLGHPLAGFFGYSHMLGGFSGGQAEYVRIPYADIGPVKVPDSLTDEQSLFLSDIFPTGYMGAENAEIKDGDTVAIWGCGPVGQFAIQSAWMFGAKRVIAIDIIEERLNMAEKYGKAEVIRTVDADEVYEKLMEMTNGRGPDCCIDAVGAEAHGTEGFNKDLDMSQPNALAQIFKSCKKGGNVSIPGVYVGKVKELPFGMAMNKALNLKMGQTHMQKYMEPLLQKVEEGKIDPSFIITHRMSLDEAPEAYKTFRNKDDKCIKVVLKP, encoded by the coding sequence ATGAAAGCACTATGTTATCATGGAAAAGAAGATGTGAGAATTGATAATGTTCCAGATCCAAAAATTGAAGATCCCGGAGATATCATTATTAAGGTAACATCCACAGCTATTTGTGGATCAGACTTACACATTTATGGAGATCTTGTTCCTACTATGCAGGATGGAGATGTCCTGGGTCACGAATTTATGGGTGAAGTCGTGGAACTGGGAAAGGATGTGAAGAAATTCAAAAAAGGAGATCGAGTAGTAGTTCCCTTTATTATCGCCTGCGGTAGTTGTGAATATTGTAATCGTCAGGAATACTCACTTTGCGATGATTCCAATCCCAATGAAGAACTCTGTAGAGAAAATTTAGGACATCCTCTTGCAGGCTTCTTTGGATATTCCCATATGCTTGGCGGGTTCTCGGGAGGACAGGCTGAATATGTACGCATTCCGTATGCAGATATCGGACCGGTAAAAGTACCAGATTCGTTGACGGATGAGCAAAGCTTATTTCTTTCTGATATTTTTCCGACTGGATATATGGGCGCAGAGAATGCGGAAATTAAAGATGGAGATACGGTAGCCATATGGGGCTGTGGTCCAGTTGGACAATTTGCTATCCAAAGCGCCTGGATGTTTGGAGCAAAGAGAGTGATTGCCATCGATATTATTGAAGAACGCCTGAATATGGCTGAAAAATATGGGAAGGCTGAAGTTATTAGAACAGTCGATGCAGATGAAGTCTATGAGAAGCTCATGGAAATGACCAATGGACGAGGACCCGATTGCTGTATCGATGCAGTAGGAGCAGAGGCTCATGGAACAGAAGGATTTAACAAAGATCTCGATATGTCCCAACCTAACGCCCTGGCCCAAATATTTAAAAGCTGTAAAAAAGGGGGGAATGTTTCCATTCCGGGTGTGTATGTCGGAAAGGTGAAAGAGCTACCCTTTGGGATGGCAATGAACAAAGCCTTGAACCTAAAAATGGGGCAAACTCATATGCAAAAATATATGGAGCCGCTTTTGCAGAAGGTAGAAGAAGGTAAAATAGACCCCTCCTTTATAATTACTCATCGCATGAGTCTGGATGAGGCCCCGGAAGCCTATAAAACGTTTAGGAATAAAGATGATAAATGTATTAAAGTGGTTCTAAAACCTTAA
- a CDS encoding serine hydrolase domain-containing protein, which translates to MKRKKILQAVLLIATAISLWFIPWPILKAWLTPSPKSIQEQVDKVHDYGFDGIIVYIGKGDGSSKIYTAGYKDRDSKEAADPNSLFKIASVTKLYTALAITKLAYDNELSLEATLGDYFPELIGRIENAKDITIRMMVQHRSGIPNYTSVNNYWAHPKETDQERLSLVLDLPADFNPDSDYEYSNTNYLLLSMLIEKITKEKKFEYIQRTILTPLRLTHTYGSIHDVRLDDVMSGYYEGYQEDLKTDDTGLMLATAEDLGKFIRALNDGTAFRDQQELALYTSLYKFEHTGLIPGYQTIAKYHPDLDIVMIQFTNTVNFDGYNWSLHEIMYHKILNILKRQEKSN; encoded by the coding sequence ATGAAGAGAAAAAAAATCTTACAGGCGGTATTACTCATTGCGACAGCAATATCCCTATGGTTTATTCCCTGGCCTATCTTAAAAGCGTGGCTCACACCTAGTCCAAAATCCATTCAAGAACAGGTGGATAAAGTTCATGACTATGGATTTGATGGAATAATTGTGTACATAGGCAAGGGTGATGGTTCCTCAAAAATTTATACTGCCGGTTATAAAGACCGAGATTCCAAAGAGGCTGCAGATCCAAATTCCCTGTTTAAAATAGCCAGTGTCACCAAGCTTTACACTGCTTTAGCCATTACCAAGCTGGCTTATGACAACGAACTATCCCTAGAAGCCACATTAGGAGATTATTTTCCTGAATTAATAGGACGAATTGAAAATGCAAAGGACATTACAATTCGAATGATGGTACAGCATCGTAGTGGCATTCCTAATTACACTTCAGTAAATAACTATTGGGCTCATCCAAAGGAAACAGACCAGGAGAGACTTAGTTTAGTTCTTGATCTACCTGCCGATTTTAATCCTGACAGCGATTATGAGTATAGTAATACGAACTACTTACTACTATCCATGTTAATCGAGAAGATCACCAAGGAAAAAAAATTTGAATATATCCAACGAACTATTCTTACTCCATTAAGGCTTACCCATACCTATGGATCTATTCATGATGTCAGGCTCGATGATGTAATGAGCGGCTATTACGAAGGTTATCAGGAGGATTTAAAAACAGATGATACCGGACTGATGTTAGCTACTGCAGAGGATTTAGGCAAATTTATAAGAGCCTTAAATGACGGAACAGCTTTTCGGGACCAACAGGAGTTAGCACTATACACTTCCCTGTATAAATTTGAACATACCGGACTGATTCCAGGTTACCAAACGATTGCCAAATACCATCCCGATTTGGATATAGTGATGATACAGTTTACAAATACGGTCAATTTCGATGGATACAACTGGAGTTTACATGAAATCATGTATCATAAAATCTTAAACATTTTGAAACGACAGGAAAAATCAAATTAA